One Streptomyces formicae genomic window, TGTCGTGCCAACGCCGCTGCACCGGGTCTCCTTCGGCGAGGCCGCTCGCGCCCATGGCCCGCCACAGGCTGTCCACCGCGCCCGAGCACAGCTCGACGGCGAGCGCCGCGTCCCTGCGGTTCGAGGCGACGGCGAGAGGCGTCACCTCGGCGTGGTCCGCCTGCCAGGCGGCCTGGTGAAGCAGCAGCCGGGCGGAGTGGATCTGGGCCGAGGCGCGCGCCATCAACTGCTGTGCCGCGCCACCGGTGAGGGCAGGACGTCCGTCGGCCCGCACCTTCGTCATCATCCGGGCCCGCCAGTCGCGCAGCGCGCCCCGCGCGGAGCCCAGGGCAGGGGCCGCGAACATCAGAGAGGCCACCATCGCGTACGGAACCCGGTGGCAGCGCGCCGCGCCCGGGCGTACCTGGCCCAGGTCGGCGAGCGTGAACGTGCGGTGCGCGGGCACGAACTCGCCCGTCACGGAGACCGAGTTGCTGCCGGTGCCGCGCAGGCCGACGGAGTTCCAGGTGTCGCTGACCGAGACCCGCTCGCGGGGTACGGCGAAGACGCGGTGTCCCGCTTCGCCCTCGCCGGGCGTGCGGCTGGCGAGCAGCACCCACTCCGCGTGGTCCACGCCGCTGGCCAGCGTCCAGTCGCCCGTCAGGCGCCAGCCGTCCGGCTCGGGGACGGCCTCGCCGCGCGGCGGGATGACGGACGCGGCGATGCGCGTGTCCGGCGTATCGCGCCACAGGTCGTCGCGGCCCGCGCGCGGGAGGTAGGAGGCGAGGCGGCCGTGCGCCGCGTAGAGGGCGGCGACCCAGGCGGTCGAGGCGCAGGTCTCGCCGACGCCCGCCACCGAGTCGAGCAGGGCGCCGAAGGTACCTGCGGTGCCGCCGTGTTCCACGGGGACGAAGTGGCGCGGGAACCCGGCCCGGGTGAGCGCGTCGGCGAGCGGCACGGAGAGCGAGCGCCGTCCGTCCATCGCGCCGCGCTCGCCGTCCGCGAGGGCGGCGACGGTGGCGTGGTCGAGGTCACCCGGGGACGCGGAGGTCCCGGAGACCCCGGAGGTCCCGGCGGTTTCGGGAGTGAGGTCGGCGATCAGCATGCCGGGCCGCCGTGGGGGAGAGGGGTCGCCACCGACACCGTGCAAGAAGCGATGGTGCGGCCGGACTGGACCGCGGTGAAGTGGTGGTGCTCCCGCCCCGTGGCCCGTGAACCGGGGCTCTCCGTGGCGGAGTTGCCCGCGTACTCCTCGCCGTTCTGCCGGACGATCAGCGCGGGCGGGTCCGTGAGTTCGCCGAAGGCGTGGAAGGAGACCGCCGCCGCGAGCGGCCCGCCGACGATGCCACCCGAAGCCGAACCCGCACCCGAACCCGAAGCCGACGCCGAACCCGCCCCCGTCAGCAGAGCCGCCTGCCGGAAGCCCTCCAGAAGGACCATCCCCGGTATGTGGTCGCTGAGGTGGTCGAAGAGCACGGGGTGGCCGAAGTCGAGGCACACCTGCCACTGGCCTTCCGCGCCCGGCACGTCCGCCAACACCGCGTCGTTGTAGGGGATGTGAGGAGCCGTCAACTCACTGCTCGCCACCTCCGGGAGGAGCGTCGTGCCCCCGCCCCGCAGCCGCAGCGTCGCGTACTGCCGACGGTCCACCGCCTGCCACCGCGCTCCGGCGCGCCCGATGCGGCGGCCTTCGCAGTGGACCTCCGCCTCCATGGTCGCGCCGAGGCGGCGCGGACCGCGCGGGGCCGCGACGCAGGCGGCCTCCAGGACCAGCGGCGGCGCGTCGGGGCCGCCGGGCGGCAGCGGCTCGTCCAGCGCGAAGTCCAGCGCCGACAGGATGAAGGCGTGGCCCTCGGGAATGCCGTAGAAGCGGTGCGAGAGGTAGATCACCGTCTGGCGGACCGCCTCGGCGAGCAGCAGGGGATCACCCTCGGACGCCGTGCCGCGGTGGCCGAGGAAGTGGTCCCTCGGCATCCGGGCCGCCACGGTGAACCGGTTCTCGCCGGTGCGCACCGCGTCCTGGAGCAGGACCTCGCCGTCCGCGGCCTTGTGCACCCACTTCCTCGGTACGTGGGTGCTCCCGCGCGGCACGTGCGCGCCCTGTCGTTCACCCCCTGACGCCGGGCGTCTTCCGTCCGGCGCTTCCTCATGCGTATGCGTCCGCTCCCCAGCGGAAAAGGCATGCACAGTCATCTCGAATCCCTCCCCGTCGGCGCCCGGAGGTTCAGACCCCCCCTCCGGACACCGATCAAGCAACCCCGTGAGACGGCTGCAGGAATGCTCTGAACAGCGCGTCTCTTGATCCGTTGATCAGCGGGGTCGAAAATATACCTACAGGAAGGTATCTTTCAAGCCTCAGAGTCGACCCCATGGCCGATACGGACCGCACCCGGAGAACTGACGCCTCATGCCACGACCCACCGCCGACGCCGCCGGGACCGCCTCGGTGGCCTTCAACGCCAGGAAAATCACCACCGCGCGCGGCCCCGAGCCACGGCAGGACCGGTCGGCGCGCACCAAGGCCGTCATCCTCGACGTGGCGTCGGAGCTGTTCGCCACGCGGGGCTTCCGGCACACGTCCGTCAAGGACATCGCCGAGGCGGTCGAGATGACCAAGGGGGCGGTGTACTTCCACTACCCGACGAAGGAGGCGCTCGCCGTCGCCGTCGTCGAGGGCCACTACGCGTACTGGCCCCGGCTGCTCGAAGAGGTGCAGCGGCGGGAGCTGCCGCCGCTGGAGACGGCCCTCGCCATGCTCGACGGCGCGGCCCTCGCCTTCCGGGACAACGTGGTGGTGCGCGGCGGCGCCCGGCTGCAGATCGAGCGCCCGCACATCGACGCCGAACTCCCCACGCCGTACGTGGACTGGACGGAGCTGCTGCGCTCCCTGCTGTCCGACGCGTACGGCAAGGGGCAGCTCGCGTCGGACGTCGATCCGGGGGCCGCGGCCCGGTCCCTGGTGTCCGCGTTCTTCGGCGTGCAGCACGTCTCCGACGTCCTGCACGGCCGCGCCGACATCACCGACCGCTGGGCGGAGACGCGCGATCTCTTCCTCCGGGCGCTGCGGCCCTGAGGCGGCGGAGCAGGCGGATCGCCGACAGATCGAGGACACCCGCTCGGTGAGCGGGGTGCGGGGAGGACCGTGAGACACGGTCCTCCCTTCGGCGTTTTCGGGGCGCCGAGCCACGGGCGGGCCCGCGCCGTCACCGATGCTTTTCGGCCGCCCTCGAAATGATGCGCTGTCATGCCCCATGGTTTCGGGGGCCTGTCGAATCGTTCGCGCCAGCGGGCGCACTTTCCTAAGTTCCTGTCTGCGCCACCGAGGCCGTCGCCGAAACGCCCGGCCGACGGACGACAGAAGACCGTGTGCGCGCAGTACGCCGCAGCGCACCGCATCTCGGCCCGTGCCGCGCCGGGTGCGCGTCGAGCGGGCCGAATTCTCCGAGCCGAAAGGCCCCTACGCATGAAGATCGCTATTTCCGGCACCTACTCCGCGGGCAAGACATCGACGGTGATGGCGCTGGCCCACTACACCGGCGTACCGCGCACTCTGGCACGCACCATTCGGGAGATCCTGCCGGAGACCTTTCCCGGCAAGGCGCTCTCGGACGTGGCGCCGCACGAGTTCCTGCAGCTGATGCTGCGCAGGCACTCGGGCCGCGTCGCCCAGGAGGCCGCGCTCGGCGAGCACTTCATCTCCGACGGCTCCTCGTTGCAGGAGTGGCTGTACGGCGCGGGCCGCGTCATCCACGGGATGAACCCCAACGCCACCGCGGGCAACGAGGGCGGCAAGGTGGCCGAACTCTCCCCGGAGATGCGGTTCTTCGCCAAGGTCGTCGACCAGTACGGTCACGCGCTGAAGCAGCACGTCAAGGACACCTACGACGCGTACGTGCACCTCCAGCACGAGCTGCCCATCGCCGCCGACGGGCACCGCCCGATGAACGAGGCGTTCCGCGCGACCATCGACACGATGCTGCTCCGGACGCTCGACGAGCTGGAGATTCCGTACCACGTCGTCAGCGGCTCGATGCCCGAGCGCCTGGAGACCATCGCGGGGATCTTCGGTCTCGAACCCGTCATGAGCCCCGCGGAAGCGATCGACCTGGCGTGGAACGACTACGGCCGCCAGGACTTCCGCATGGAGACCGAGCGCGCCGCCGCGGCCTGAGCCGACCGCACGAACCCCACGAGCCTCAGCAACCCAAGAACCTCACCGGAGGAATGTCTACATGTCCACAAAGCCCACCGTCGCGATCGCCTACTACTCGGGTTACGGCCACACCGACGTGCTGGCGCAGGCCGTCAAGGACGGTGCGACCGACGCCGGGGCGGAGGTCACCCTGGTCCGCGTCGACACGATCACCGACGAGCAGTGGCAGGTGCTCGACGACGCGGACGCGATCATCTTCGGCTCGCCGACGTACATGGGCTCGGCCGCCGGGAAGTTCCACGTGTTCGCGGAGTCCACGAGCAAGCGGTGGGCGGGCGCGGCCTGGCGCGACAAGCTGGGCGCGGGCTTCACCAACGCGGCGTGCAAGGCCGGTGACAAGCACTCCACGCTCGCCTACTTCGCGACGCTGGGCGCCCAGCACCAGATGAACTGGGTGAACCTGGGCCTGCACCCGGGCTGGCACACGAGCACCGAGTCGGAGAACGACCTCAACCGGCTCGGGTACTTCAACGGCGCCGCGGCCAGCACCCCCGCCGACCTGCCGCCCCAGGACGTCTCCAAGGCGGACGTCGCCACCGCCGAGTACCTCGGCGCCCGGGTCGCCGAGCAGACCGCGATCGTCCTCGCCGGGCGCGCGGCCGCCTCGACCGCCGCCACCGACACCGTCGTCGACGCGTTCTTCGCCGCCTTCGGCTCCGGAGACGTCGAAGGGACCGTCGCGCTCTTCGCCGACGAGGTGGACTTCCGCGTCAGCGGCGCGCCGAACGTCCCGTGGACCGGCGCGCGCTCCGCCAAGGGTGAACTCGCCGAGTTCTTCGGCACGTTCGGACAGGTCCTCACCCTGCCGGAGTCGTTCGAGCTCACCGGGCGGGTGACCGAGGGCGAGCACGCCGTCGTGACGGCCAGGTGCGTCTTCGGGGTGCTGGCCACGGGACGCAAGTTCACCAACCACTACGCGCTGCACTTCACGGTCTCCGAAGGCCGCGTGAGCCGCTACCACATGTACGAGGACAGCCACGCCATCGCCGAGGCCTTCGCCGCCTGACCCGCGCCCCTGGCCGTACCTTCCACGGAGCTCACCAGATGAAAAACTCAGCCCTCCTCATCCGCACCGGACTCGGTCCGGCCATCGGCGGCACCCTCTTCTTCGTCGCCGCCCACTACCTGCCGCCGACGCCCTACTGGGACGGCTTCTTCCGGGTGCTGCCCGCCGGGCTGCTGCTCCTCGCGATCCGCTTCGGCCTGCCGCGCGGCGCGTGGTGGTGGAAGTCGCTCGTGCTCGGCACGCTCAACATGGGCCTGTTCACCGTCCTGTTGCTGATCTCGGCACAGCGGCTGCCCGGCGGTGTGGCGGCCACCCTGAACGCCATGTCGAGCCTGGTGGCCATCGCGGTCGCCTCGGTGGTCCTCAAGGAGAAGATCAGGCCGCACCACTACGTCGCCTGCCTCGTCGGCGTCGTCGGTGTCGCGCTGCTCGTGCTGCGCAGTTCGGCCACGCTCGACGCGATCGGCGTCCTCGCCGGCATCGGCTCCGCGTCCAGCATGGGCATCGGCACGGTACTCGCCCGCAAGTGGGGCCGTCCCGAGGGCGTGCACAGCCTCACCACGGCGGGCTGGACCCTGCTCGGCGCGGCCGTCTTCCTGCTGCCGCTCGCGTTCGTCTTCGAGGGCGCGCCGCCGAGCTTCACCGGCAAGCAGCTCCTGGGCCTCGTCTGGGCCGCGTTCGTGGTCGGCGCGCTCGGCTTCGCCCTCTACCTCTCCGGCGTCCAGCGCCTCCCGGTGTCCCTGACCGCGCCGCTCACCCTGATGAACCCGGTCACCGCGGCCCTGCTCGGCTGGGTGGCGGTCGGCGAACGGTTCACCCCGCTGCAACTCCTCGGCGGCGTTCTCGTCTGCGCCGCGATCATCCTGGTCGCGAACCCGGACATCCTGGGCCGGTTCTTCACCAAGGCCGAACCCAAGGCCGAACCCGAGCCCAAGGCCGAGCCCGCGCCGGAGCCGGTGGCCGAGGAGCAGCCGAAGCCGGTGTCGGTGGCATGAAGGACTTCGATGTCGTCGTGGTCGGCGCCGGGCCCACCGGCCTCGTCCTCGCGGGACTGCTCTCACGGGCCGGAGCGAAGGTCCTGGTCGTGGAGCGCAGGATCGACAGGGGCGACCGCCCCAAGGCCGTCGTGCTGCACGCGCCAACGCTCGAACTCCTCGACTCCTTCGGCCTGTTGGACGAGGTGACCGACCGCAGCATCCCGCTCGAACGGTTCGCCTTCCACCTCAAGGGCACCGGGTCCTTCACCGCCGGGATGACGGGGACGGACACCCATCTGGACGGCTACCGCAACATGCCGCAGCCGATCCTGGAGGGGCTCCTCGAGAAGTACGCGCTCGGATACGGCGCACGGATCGAGTACGGCGTCGGCTACCTGTCCCACGAGGCGGGCGGCACGGGGAACTCGGGCGACTCGGGCGTCCTGGTCCGCTTCGAGGGCCGCGACGACGTCCGCTGCTCCTACCTGGTCGGCAGCGACGGGCCGCGCAGCGCCGTGCGCGAGTCCCTGGGCGTCACGATGGCGGGGCGCAGCCTCTCCACGAGCTACCTGCTGATCGAAGGGGTCCCCCGGGAACTGGTCTGCCGCGACGAGGTCGGCGTGCACGTCGGGGCGAACGGCATGGTCACGATGATGCCGATCCCCGGTGACCAGGTCCTCATGGCGGGCCCCGTGGTCAACGGACTCACCCTGGACCGGGGTGCGTCGGTGCCGTGGCGCCGGATCGCGGACGCGATCGACACGCTGGGCTTCGGCAGCCGTCTGGAGCTGGCAGAGGCCCTGCGCACGAGCCACTACTCCGTGGACCTGAGGGTCGCCGAACGGTGGGTGAGCGGCAAGGTCGTCCTGGCCGGGGACGCCGCACACCTGAACACCCCTGCCGGGGGGCAGGGGTTGAACCTCGGCATCGGCGACGCCCTCGCCCTGTCCTGGAGGCTGCTCGCGGCGCTGCGGCACGACGAAGCGGAACTGCTCGCGGGGTACGAGGCGGAACGGCGGCCCTATGCGACGCGGGTCGGACAGACCACGTTCCTCGCCCCGCTCATCGACCGGATGCGGGCCGCGCGGGACGTCGACGACCCGTCCGTACGAGCGGAGTTGGCCGAGCTCGCGCTGAGCTGGAGCCAGCTCTACCCGGACCACGGGAACCCCGTGAAGCGGCACGGCGCACGCTACGAGCTGAGCGCCGGGGCGCGCGTGCCCACCTGGACCAGGGCCGCCGACGGCCGGCTTACGCCGTTCCTCGCACCGAGCGACCGCGTCGACGCTTCCACGCTGCTGTGGTTCGACGACACGGAGCCCGTGTCGGTGGAGAGCGATCTGCCGGTTCCCCCGGTACGGGAGGTGCGCCGGGTCGCCCGGCCCGCCGCCGACGGCCGCGTCACCGTGCCGGACGGCGCGAGGGGACTCCTCGTACGGCCGGACCGGTTGGTCGCCGAGGTCATCGGTTCCTGAACGACTCCTTCCTTTACCCACCGCCTATCCATGAATTCACCTGAGAAAGAGAGAAATACGATGACGTTTCCCGCTATGCCCAAGGCAGTTCACCAGTTCTACGCCGGTTCGCAGGCCGCCGACGCCGACCTCTGGGCCGGAGCCTTCGCCGAGAACGGCCTTTTCCACGACCCGGTCGGCAGCGAGCCGATCCGTGGCCGTGAGGCGATCCTCGCCCGGCTGCGCAAGGTGATCCCCCAGTTCGACCCGTTCCTCGGCATCACGCCCGTCGACGCCTACACCACGGGCGGCCAGACCGCCGTGCACTGGCGCGGTGCCGTCGTCACCACCGACGGCAAGCCGGTCAACTGGTCGGGCATCTCGGTCTTCCGCCTCGACGAGGACGGTCTGATCGCCGAGCTCTGGGCCTACTTCCACCACGGCGTCTTCACCGCGCAGCTCGGCGACAGCGAGCACTGACGCACGCACGTCCCTCCCCGCCCGCGCGGGCGGGGAGGGCCCGAATCAGGGCAACACAAAGGGGGACCAACCATGCAGGGCACCACCATCACCCGGGAGAGATTCCGTCTCGGCTCCGTCGACGACGCCCTGGGCGACCGACAAGGACGCTTCTTCGGCGAGGGCTTCAAGCGCGTCACGCACAGCCTGGGCGCCATCTCCATCCGCCCCTCCGACGCCTCGGCGCCGGGCGGCGTCGACGCCACGGCGGGGATCCGCATCCCCGGCGTCTGGTCCCGCAAGGGCGAGTCGCACCAGCGCCCGCACCTGTCGACCATCGACGCCATGCAGTTCGCGGCCCAGCTCACCGGCCTGTACGTGGCCCACGTCCACGATCTGCCCCCGTCGGGCCACTTCGTCGTACGGTCGCTGTGCATCAAGGCGGGCTGCACGCCCGACGAGGAGTTCCTCGACCGGTTCCCGGTCTCCGCGCTGCACGAGTCGACCCGCGAACTGCCGGGCACGGACCGCGTGTCGACCACGATGGAGTGCCGCATCGGCTCGATGACCGTCCGGGTCGAGGCCGAGCACTCCGCGTCCGCCGCGCCCGTCTACACCGAGGGCTTCTACGCCCACCCCGAGTACCTGCCGGGCGGGTGGAACGACGCGCCGTACGGGGCGTCCCACCACGGACGCCACCAGTACCTCCTCGACGTGGCGGTCGACGCCGACTCCCTGTCGGCCGACGCCGAACTGCGGATCACCGAGGCGCTCGCCACCCCCGACGCGCCCGCCACCCCCGAC contains:
- a CDS encoding FAD-dependent oxidoreductase, which produces MKDFDVVVVGAGPTGLVLAGLLSRAGAKVLVVERRIDRGDRPKAVVLHAPTLELLDSFGLLDEVTDRSIPLERFAFHLKGTGSFTAGMTGTDTHLDGYRNMPQPILEGLLEKYALGYGARIEYGVGYLSHEAGGTGNSGDSGVLVRFEGRDDVRCSYLVGSDGPRSAVRESLGVTMAGRSLSTSYLLIEGVPRELVCRDEVGVHVGANGMVTMMPIPGDQVLMAGPVVNGLTLDRGASVPWRRIADAIDTLGFGSRLELAEALRTSHYSVDLRVAERWVSGKVVLAGDAAHLNTPAGGQGLNLGIGDALALSWRLLAALRHDEAELLAGYEAERRPYATRVGQTTFLAPLIDRMRAARDVDDPSVRAELAELALSWSQLYPDHGNPVKRHGARYELSAGARVPTWTRAADGRLTPFLAPSDRVDASTLLWFDDTEPVSVESDLPVPPVREVRRVARPAADGRVTVPDGARGLLVRPDRLVAEVIGS
- a CDS encoding acyl-CoA dehydrogenase family protein, which gives rise to MHGVGGDPSPPRRPGMLIADLTPETAGTSGVSGTSASPGDLDHATVAALADGERGAMDGRRSLSVPLADALTRAGFPRHFVPVEHGGTAGTFGALLDSVAGVGETCASTAWVAALYAAHGRLASYLPRAGRDDLWRDTPDTRIAASVIPPRGEAVPEPDGWRLTGDWTLASGVDHAEWVLLASRTPGEGEAGHRVFAVPRERVSVSDTWNSVGLRGTGSNSVSVTGEFVPAHRTFTLADLGQVRPGAARCHRVPYAMVASLMFAAPALGSARGALRDWRARMMTKVRADGRPALTGGAAQQLMARASAQIHSARLLLHQAAWQADHAEVTPLAVASNRRDAALAVELCSGAVDSLWRAMGASGLAEGDPVQRRWHDIAAVASHAAVSFEPAAEAYTRAALEAEGLA
- a CDS encoding DMT family transporter — translated: MKNSALLIRTGLGPAIGGTLFFVAAHYLPPTPYWDGFFRVLPAGLLLLAIRFGLPRGAWWWKSLVLGTLNMGLFTVLLLISAQRLPGGVAATLNAMSSLVAIAVASVVLKEKIRPHHYVACLVGVVGVALLVLRSSATLDAIGVLAGIGSASSMGIGTVLARKWGRPEGVHSLTTAGWTLLGAAVFLLPLAFVFEGAPPSFTGKQLLGLVWAAFVVGALGFALYLSGVQRLPVSLTAPLTLMNPVTAALLGWVAVGERFTPLQLLGGVLVCAAIILVANPDILGRFFTKAEPKAEPEPKAEPAPEPVAEEQPKPVSVA
- a CDS encoding nuclear transport factor 2 family protein, translating into MPKAVHQFYAGSQAADADLWAGAFAENGLFHDPVGSEPIRGREAILARLRKVIPQFDPFLGITPVDAYTTGGQTAVHWRGAVVTTDGKPVNWSGISVFRLDEDGLIAELWAYFHHGVFTAQLGDSEH
- a CDS encoding ATP-binding protein; amino-acid sequence: MKIAISGTYSAGKTSTVMALAHYTGVPRTLARTIREILPETFPGKALSDVAPHEFLQLMLRRHSGRVAQEAALGEHFISDGSSLQEWLYGAGRVIHGMNPNATAGNEGGKVAELSPEMRFFAKVVDQYGHALKQHVKDTYDAYVHLQHELPIAADGHRPMNEAFRATIDTMLLRTLDELEIPYHVVSGSMPERLETIAGIFGLEPVMSPAEAIDLAWNDYGRQDFRMETERAAAA
- a CDS encoding ScbA/BarX family gamma-butyrolactone biosynthesis protein; this translates as MHKAADGEVLLQDAVRTGENRFTVAARMPRDHFLGHRGTASEGDPLLLAEAVRQTVIYLSHRFYGIPEGHAFILSALDFALDEPLPPGGPDAPPLVLEAACVAAPRGPRRLGATMEAEVHCEGRRIGRAGARWQAVDRRQYATLRLRGGGTTLLPEVASSELTAPHIPYNDAVLADVPGAEGQWQVCLDFGHPVLFDHLSDHIPGMVLLEGFRQAALLTGAGSASASGSGAGSASGGIVGGPLAAAVSFHAFGELTDPPALIVRQNGEEYAGNSATESPGSRATGREHHHFTAVQSGRTIASCTVSVATPLPHGGPAC
- a CDS encoding ScbR family autoregulator-binding transcription factor, giving the protein MPRPTADAAGTASVAFNARKITTARGPEPRQDRSARTKAVILDVASELFATRGFRHTSVKDIAEAVEMTKGAVYFHYPTKEALAVAVVEGHYAYWPRLLEEVQRRELPPLETALAMLDGAALAFRDNVVVRGGARLQIERPHIDAELPTPYVDWTELLRSLLSDAYGKGQLASDVDPGAAARSLVSAFFGVQHVSDVLHGRADITDRWAETRDLFLRALRP
- a CDS encoding AvrD family protein; protein product: MQGTTITRERFRLGSVDDALGDRQGRFFGEGFKRVTHSLGAISIRPSDASAPGGVDATAGIRIPGVWSRKGESHQRPHLSTIDAMQFAAQLTGLYVAHVHDLPPSGHFVVRSLCIKAGCTPDEEFLDRFPVSALHESTRELPGTDRVSTTMECRIGSMTVRVEAEHSASAAPVYTEGFYAHPEYLPGGWNDAPYGASHHGRHQYLLDVAVDADSLSADAELRITEALATPDAPATPDAPLAPTMVDLFVSALQLGQVLLYRLDGLDRATSNTLWMRGTTITPADEDPAPPVHDRRLRVALARPNELPTAQGTWRAARIQATYGGLRLACNVAHLLP